A single window of Plasmodium reichenowi strain SY57 chromosome 14, whole genome shotgun sequence DNA harbors:
- a CDS encoding hypothetical protein (conserved Plasmodium protein, unknown function) codes for MKRGRRKVDVDDNCPSSGMASSQRNDNSKKNIVRKKYVIEDDTTDSEDNKICKNRRLDLHNSSSRESKDMKLCEEPRHINEKCINHNNKINNNNPEKDIFDLSDPSDDMKHNNNNNNNSHTKNNIFCQTNNPDTCFKIKKDSTTKQENTSSSLHDVSINDKHNEVTNEDVLLGGNDSINNGKNINKKTNNLQNVKNTTNSKRKKYNSNNTMPTKKYNNTHEDNIITENQEKENTSSIYDNTCNRNNTVDISRGKKNKNSISIHPMRLRNSTVTNCKKENSQGDEENENKNNIPNKRQTRNIGKKNSNIEKEEKGNQENIQQSDSVINNNIIENKTDDKRPNIANKKSSQKRTNKRMDVGTFDICGEQNGNSKTNICTLVNTNPNDLYDDVNVKTDCDWKKYYLSNVIRFLNCKYVDLNNYLLSMKYQSVKKIDILDYIHTKYYDNLKYIYFDLHLEKNSSKISSGDLYVILNPILNISYYRKMIDYCMSCIPSNCRRRITRKRFFNSSATITDNSNINSIRTDNWYTTNYRNIHESEIYDYQWSIPNEPKGSFYRMVNAYRINRYFRCRDTLLARTINLNATNNVSVFYTIDKISYEYNIKITFDNFWNIADPENNYVYYYYFDFDTNQYYTYRISKIGRTGNSNLIKEFLIKMKPTFWYLQDILIYSSLIFHSTYMRYEKMIHFVTFNDYVQLFVQEHMKQFLEHFDALQEPIPKKYLRKIKIYRRLEFSLIFTLCETRKKLDAYSSITRRIDSFLSNYAFFSESQKFRFIYHFYRVGLLGVSPSDLYMKTNKFLSMYDEYVRKNEQNADRIPIMFNKFGILLEALIYKCIQYDIINTDIRNNKNEAKNTPNVGNVNNAANFAKSGNVKNSGNFLKSANVKSAGNFVKSGNVGNSRNPEIHESNRPNNNGGKNVDPSGNVTGTEQDENETKNVMQISNILSNCILSEIISNMETMKFPNKYYPWDNENVFDPFLELLCICKDLSCTNTLCYRSLIRYINVLIQNTILRIFVLRNYKFIDKTPIDYFKIHMLLKLICTFTPCYNSRIVKISCFFMIFILMNKKINRYKQDYTTDWDNPDFEKLKEKYYPSSDPKKEGLSKPNHMYGVPIEVLRFFIPHYKQCKPEDFIYCPGYKPYENDYYNVDGTVRIIRDHMKYSFYVENICSKKMRHKRRNISAFNKILYKNFKSMKKQFTLFHRPNMLNLSYDWDSFQKDIMVLVNQILTSYEWHGYGAFESFVRIWRFKKKYSKSYTSSKSVEENFRNIEEDLADLDEDPTENINKPNHLDGQNNENNIKTNNDNTMKQNHRKSRGTAVKGHKKKINRGSKGKRNSINIPKERKTNMSQINKFIFNKKDIKIKCEESSSSNYEEGNSSSNEENNISTDKNISNTNNKNRDSLYDNSKVDFKGDYKFSKQFHNYIHKNLLDNMDTTDSTINIISKLFGGVNKSNNANKINSVNKENDMNKVNAEHKMNAVHKINAVNKVNAVNKVNSVNKVNTVNKLNSVNKLNIVNKTNVLSKLNAVYKMNAVHKVNAVNKINAVNKVNVVNKTDILNKLNALYKMNAVYKMNALNKVSAVKKVSAVKKVSAVNMVNGVNKVNELNEVNKVNEVNELNEVNNVNVVNEVNNVNVVNEVDNVNEVNEMNEVNEVNELNEVNELNEVNEVNNVNEVNELNEVNEVNNVNEVNEVNNVNEVNNVNEVNNMNEMNEVNNVNEVNNVNEVNNMNEMNNMNEMNKMNELNNMNEVNNMNEMNNTNEVNNTNEVNNTNEVNNMNEVNNTNEVNNTNEINEMNNTNEIYEMNAVNEVNKVNDENNTNDANEGNNANYSNDSSNTNNNTSSSTNNSNNNTSCSSQNTTTSSENNDSLENKRNEEDDDEEDDQKDIQKEKNNLEQEDMSPYEDRNKNDEKNINEQDKFHLSNDLGKIYDTYNQGDEVVVSKNKDKLEKHLNDYKSYYYLSKATLMDKIGESQNNNNYNVCNLNELGTNESIKTNSDQNDNIKEKNDSNIFKNNDNYNSSNYNVHNDNDNNMSFKDSSRQDNMEKQKSGENKQYLNNFDNNDNDDNDDNNNNDNNNNNNNDNNNNNNNNNNNNNSDNNNNNMNNQYNYQENNINTNYNILYTPSNCQIQNNSYVNTNEMYQPLYNTYPSNAIQENSSINNNIINVSPYMNNDNTTNNTFISGMNSNLSSNISNINNNTYSYDLYSSMNNSYINNDIQIENNDINSNTLTNNTVINNYVGNHHMQDSYVTQNTEYTNHISSQTRPILQYYTHFPNNITNNNYYNVQSGINEVQTQSMSQENNVSHSNEEYMNNNAPNNNVNFYNTYEYNNNQNNKNENINDTNFLNGSSWNNNMINISNVQNSQNNEIYCDNIQPNVDNSNRNQNYGISIENNNITDNNLNGSNRTTGNNTYFNNNFMYISQNNIFEGQGNKTLLDNSNIMTTGITSNEYVPNTNYVLNNMNNNVYNSLESNYIGNMNNAMNQIGMNSNNIAYMNENNLSNNNNNDNNNDNNNYSYDNKNDDNILKGINQKESNNVCGTFVSDSDMQRITSNGDFYNNNSSSLYTTAVSGLEFNNNNSNNLYFNNNSIAACNMLNNNVENNNKITISNNMIQNEISNETNNNNSFNSMNQNNNFTNFMNINNYHGNTALLLPQQNIQNNDVHPSNSYGNINMMNNNNSVYSNNTNYYINSVRNDINYSMINNFNSFHNNTTEYMVPRTTYNNSLGDNATRTTTYPNVGLNNLNVYQNMYNENNMNNTNNNIFQEYPNNIMPPYNLSNNIAHNSYSYTAYNYTNVVSNLNNNIDISTNIVDTNFNISNSNNYNVEEQTQEIAVEYNNNIDTNFNISQQNNNSIINNMNNNNNNINNNNDNNNDNNNNNNDNNNSQKNNLTEVQGSNINTPSSYNISARRRRRIGNNGPPSAEELNRLLNIQHLTIPEIATIYGVHRTTIARWCNIRNITSNSMNNSPGKRRKNEDNK; via the coding sequence ATGAAAAGGGGACGTAGAAAAGTTGATGTAGATGACAATTGTCCATCTAGTGGAATGGCATCTAGCCAAAGGAACGATAattccaaaaaaaatatcgttcggaaaaaatatgtaattGAGGATGATACTACTGACAGcgaagataataaaatatgtaaaaatagACGTTTGGATTTACATAATTCAAGTTCTAGAGAAAGCAAAGACATGAAATTATGTGAAGAACCTAGACacataaatgaaaaatgtataaatcataataacaaaataaacaataacaatccagaaaaagatatatttgATCTAAGTGATCCGTCTGATGATATgaaacataataataataataataataatagccatactaaaaataatatattttgcCAAACAAACAATCCAGATACTTGTTTTAAGATAAAAAAGGATTCTACAACGAAACAAGAAAATACAAGTTCTTCATTACATGATGTAAGCATTAATGATAAACACAATGAAGTAACTAACGAAGATGTATTATTAGGGGGAAATGATTCAATTAACaatggaaaaaatattaataagaaaacaaataatttacaaaatgttaaaaataCTACTAATTctaaaaggaaaaaatataattcaaataatacTATGCCAACGAAaaagtataataatactCATGAAgacaatattattactgAGAATcaagaaaaggaaaatacATCATCCATCTATGATAATACGTGCAATAGGAATAATACGGTAGATATTTCTAGaggaaaaaagaataaaaacAGTATATCGATACATCCTATGAGATTAAGAAATAGTACTGTAACCAACTGCAAGAAAGAAAATTCACAAGgtgatgaagaaaatgaaaataaaaacaatatacCAAATAAAAGACAGACAAGAAATATCGGAAAGaaaaatagtaatatagaaaaagaagaaaaaggaaATCAAGAAAATATTCAACAAAGTGATTCtgtaataaataataatatcatagAAAATAAAACGGATGACAAAAGACCAAATATTgcaaataaaaaaagtagTCAAAAACGTACAAACAAAAGAATGGATGTAGGAACATTTGATATATGTGGAGAACAAAATGGAAATTCtaaaacaaatatttgTACCCTTGTTAACACTAATCCAAATGATTTGTATGATGATGTAAATGTGAAAACTGATTGTGATTGGAAGAAGTATTATTTATCAAATGTAATTAGATTTTTGAATTGTAAATATGTGGATTTAAATAACTACCTTTTGTCAATGAAATACCAAAGTGTTAAGAAAATTGATATACTTgattatatacatacaaaatattatgataacctaaaatatatatattttgatttgcatttagaaaaaaatagcAGTAAAATATCATCTGGAgatttatatgttattttaaATCCCATACTTAATATATCGTATTATCGTAAGATGATTGATTATTGTATGTCGTGTATTCCATCAAATTGTCGTCGTCGAATCACTAGGAAAagattttttaattctaGTGCAACTATTACTGATAATTCTAATATTAATTCTATTAGAACTGATAATTGGTATACAACTaattatagaaatattCATGAATCagaaatatatgattatcAATGGTCTATACCTAACGAGCCAAAGGGTTCATTTTACAGAATGGTTAATGCTTATAGAATTAATAGATATTTTAGGTGTCGTGATACATTATTAGCAAGGACCATAAATTTAAATGCTACTAATAATGTAAGTGTTTTTTATACCATTGATAAGATTTCTTAcgaatataatataaaaataacttTTGATAATTTTTGGAATATTGCCGATCCTGAAAATAActatgtatattattattattttgattttgATACTAACcaatattatacatatagaATAAGTAAAATTGGACGTACTGGAAATTCCAATCTAATTAAAGAATTCTTAATCAAAATGAAACCTACATTTTGGTATTTACAAGATATTCTAATTTATAGTAGCTTAATATTTCATTCCACATATATGagatatgaaaaaatgaTACATTTTGTTACATTTAATGATTATGTACAATTATTCGTACAAGAACATATGAAACAGTTCTTGGAACATTTTGACGCTCTTCAGGAACCTAtaccaaaaaaatatcttcgtaaaattaaaatatataggAGATTGGAATTTTCACTAATTTTTACTCTATGTgaaacaagaaaaaaactTGATGCATATAGTTCTATTACTCGTCGAATTGACTCATTCTTATCAAATTATGCTTTCTTTTCTGAAAGTCAAAAATTCcgatttatatatcatttttatcgTGTTGGATTATTAGGAGTTAGTCCATctgatttatatatgaaaactaataaatttttatctatgtatgatgaatatgtaaggaaaaatgaacaaaatgCTGATAGGATACCAATCATGTTTAATAAATTTGGTATACTACTTGAAGCActtatttataaatgtattcaatatgatattataaatacggatataagaaataataaaaatgaagcAAAAAATACACCAAATGTTGGAAATGTTAATAATGCTGCAAATTTTGCAAAATCTGGAAATGTTAAAAACTCTggaaattttttaaaatctGCAAATGTTAAAAGCGCTGGAAATTTTGTAAAATCTGGAAATGTTGGAAATTCTAGAAATCCTGAAATTCATGAAAGTAATCGTCCTAATAACAATGGGGGTAAAAATGTAGATCCCTCTGGTAACGTTACAGGAACAGAACAAGATGAAAATGAAACAAAAAATGTAATGCAAATTagtaatattttatctaATTGTATATTAAGCGAAATAATTTCAAATATGGAAACAATGAAGTTTCctaataaatattatccatgggataatgaaaatgtaTTTGATCCATTTTTagaattattatgtatatgtaaGGATTTAAGTTGTACAAATACATTGTGTTATAGATCCTTaattagatatattaatgttTTAATTCAAAATACTATATTAAGAATATTTGTTTTAAGAAATTACAAATTTATAGATAAAACGCCTATTGATTATTTCAAAATACATatgttattaaaattaatcTGTACCTTTACCCCTTGTTATAATTCTCGAATTGTTAAAATATCTTGCTTCTTTATGATTTTCATACTTATgaataagaaaataaatcGATATAAACAAGATTATACAACGGATTGGGACAATCCCgattttgaaaaattaaaagaaaaatattaccCAAGCAGTGATCCAAAAAAAGAAGGATTGTCAAAACCAAATCATATGTATGGAGTCCCAATAGAGGTCCTACGTTTTTTTATACCACACTATAAACAATGTAAACCAGAagattttatatattgtcCTGGTTATAAACCCTATGAAAATGACTATTATAATGTAGATGGTACTGTTCGTATTATTCGTGATCATATGAAATATAGTTTTTATGTTGAGAATATTTGTTCTAAGAAGATGCGTCACAAGAGAAGAAACATAAGCgcatttaataaaattttatataaaaattttaaatcAATGAAAAAACAATTTACTTTGTTTCATCGTCCAAACATGTTAAATTTATCTTATGATTGGGATTCATTCCAAAAAGATATTATGGTATTAGTAAACCAAATATTAACCTCTTACGAATGGCATGGATATGGAGCTTTTGAATCATTCGTAAGGATATGGAgatttaagaaaaaatattctaaGTCCTATACATCTAGTAAAAGTGTTGAGGAAAATTTTAGAAATATAGAAGAAGACTTAGCTGATTTAGATGAAGATCCAAcagaaaatattaataaacCTAATCATTTAGATGGtcaaaataatgaaaacaatataaaaactaataatgataatacaATGAAACAAAATCATCGAAAATCTAGGGGAACAGCTGTAAAAGgacacaaaaaaaaaataaatcgGGGATCAAAAGGCAAACGTAATTCTATAAATATTCCAAAAGAGAGAAAGACTAACATGTCacaaattaataaattcatatttaataaaaaagatattaaaataaaatgtgaAGAAAGTAGTAGTTCAAATTATGAAGAGGGAAATAGTTCGAgtaatgaagaaaataatatatcaactgataaaaatataagtaatacaaataataaaaatagagattcattatatgataattcAAAGGTTGATTTCAAAGGAGATTATAAATTTAGCAAACAGTTTCATAACTACATACACAAGAATCTTTTAGATAATATGGATACAACAGATAGCacaattaatattatatcaaaATTGTTCGGTGGTGTGAATAAATCCAATAACGCGAATAAGATTAATAGTGTAAATAAGGAGAATGACATGAATAAGGTGAATGCTGAACATAAGATGAATGCTGTACATAAGATAAATGCTGTGAATAAGGTAAATGCTGTGAATAAGGTAAATTCTGTGAATAAGGTAAATACTGTGAATAAGCTAAATTCTGTGAATAAGCTAAATATTGTGAATAAGACGAATGTTCTGAGTAAGTTGAATGCTGTGTATAAGATGAATGCTGTACATAAGGTAAATGCTGTGAATAAGATAAATGCTGTGAATAAGGTAAATGTCGTGAATAAGACGGATATTCTGAATAAGTTGAATGCTTTGTATAAGATGAATGCTGTGTATAAAATGAATGCTTTGAATAAGGTGAGTGCTGTGAAGAAGGTAAGTGCTGTGAAGAAGGTGAGTGCTGTGAATATGGTGAATGGAGTAAACAAGGTGAATGAGTTGAATGAAGTGAATAAGGTGAATGAGGTGAATGAGTTAAATGAGGTGAATAATGTCAATGTAGTGAATGAGGTGAATAATGTCAATGTAGTGAATGAAGTGGATAATGTGAATGAGGTGAATGAAATGAATGAGGTGAATGAAGTGAATGAACTAAATGAGGTGAATGAGCTAAATGAGGTGAATGAAGTGAATAATGTGAATGAGGTGAATGAGCTAAATGAGGTGAATGAAGTGAATAATGTGAATGAGGTGAATGAAGTGAATAATGTGAATGAGGTGAATAATGTGAATGAGgtgaataatatgaatgagATGAATGAAGTGAATAATGTGAATGAGGTAAATAATGTCAATGAGgtgaataatatgaatgagatgaataatatgaatgagatgaataaaatgaatgagctaaacaatatgaatgaggtgaataatatgaatgagATGAATAATACGAATGAGGTGAATAATACGAATGAGGTGAATAATACGAATGAGgtgaataatatgaatgagGTGAATAATACGAACGAGGTGAATAATACGAATGAGATAAATGAGATGAATAATACGAATGAGATATATGAGATGAATGCGGTTAATGAAGTGAATAAGGTgaatgatgaaaataatacaaatgatGCAAATGAAGGAAATAACGCAAATTATTCAAATGATTCAAGcaatacaaataataacacATCAAGCAGCACAAATAActcaaataataatacatcGTGTAGTTCACAGAACACCACAACTAGCAGCGAAAATAATGATTcattagaaaataaaagaaatgaagaagatgaCGATGAAGAAGACGACCAAAAAGATatacaaaaagaaaaaaataatttagaACAGGAAGATATGAGTCCATACGAAgatagaaataaaaatgatgaaaaaaatattaatgaacAAGATAAATTTCATTTATCAAATGATTTgggaaaaatatatgatacaTATAACCAAGGAGATGAAGTTGTTGTATCTAAGAATAAGGACAAATTAGAAAAGCATTTGAATGATTACAAGagttattattatttatctAAAGCAACACTCATGGACAAAATTGGAGAAtcacaaaataataacaactATAATGTATGTAATTTAAATGAACTTGGAACTAATGAATCCATAAAGACAAATTCTGATCagaatgataatataaaagaaaaaaatgattcCAACATATTTAAgaataatgataattataattcgtctaattataatgtacataatgataatgataataatatgtcATTTAAAGATTCTTCAAGACAAGATAATATGGAGAAACAAAAAAGTGGAGAAAACAAGCAATATTTAAACAACTTcgataataatgataatgatgataatgatgataataataataatgataataataataataataataatgataataataataataataataataataataataataataatagtgataataataataataatatgaataatcaatataattatcaagaaaataatattaacacaaattataacattttGTACACTCCTTCTAATTGCCAAATCCAAAACAATTCATATGTGAATACAAATGAAATGTACCAAccattatataatacatatcCTTCAAATGCTATTCAAGAAAATTCTTCTATTAATAACAACATCATTAATGTATCACCTTACATGAATAACGACAACACCACTAATAACACGTTCATTTCTGGTATGAATTCTAATTTAAGTTCTAATATTTccaatattaataataacacatactcatatgatttatatagTTCAATGAACAAtagttatataaataacgACATTcaaatagaaaataatgatattaattCAAACACATTAACAAATAATACTGtcattaataattatgtagGTAACCATCATATGCAAGATTCCTATGTAACACAAAACACAGAATATACTAATCATATATCAAGCCAAACACGTCCCATTTTACAATATTATACACATTTCccaaataatataacaaataataattattataatgttCAAAGTGGAATTAATGAAGTGCAAACACAAAGTATGTCCCAAGAAAATAATGTGTCCCATTCaaatgaagaatatatgaataataatgcACCAAATAACAATGTGAActtttataatacatatgaatataataataatcagaataataaaaatgagaACATTAATGATACCAATTTTCTTAATGGTTCTAGTTGGAACAACAACATGATTAATATTTCTAATGTTCAGAATTCTCAAAACAATGAAATTTATTGTGATAACATCCAACCTAATGTAGATAACTCTAATAGAAATCAGAATTATGGAATTTCtattgaaaataataatatcacAGATAACAACCTTAATGGAAGTAATAGAACTACAGgaaataatacatattttaacaacaattttatgtatattagCCAGAACAACATATTTGAAGGACAGGGAAATAAAACACTTTTGGATAATAGCAACATTATGACAACTGGTATAACATCCAATGAATATGTGCCTAATACAAATTATGTATTAAATAAcatgaataataatgtatataatagtTTAGAAAGTAATTATATTGgaaatatgaataatgcGATGAATCAAATAGGAATGAATTCTAACAATATTGCATATATGAATGAGAATAACCtatctaataataataataatgataataataatgataataataattattcatatgataataaaaatgatgataatatattaaaaggaATAAATCAAAAAGAATCTAATAATGTATGTGGTACATTTGTGTCTGATAGCGATATGCAAAGAATAACATCAAATGGAGATTTCTATAATAATAACTCATCATCGTTATATACAACAGCAGTTAGTGGATTagaatttaataataacaattcgaataatttatattttaacaaTAATTCCATAGCAGCATGTAATATGttgaataataatgtagaaaataataataaaataactatatctaataatatgataCAAAACGAAATTTCAAACGAAACgaacaataataattcttttaattcCATGAATCAAAACAATAATTTTACCAActttatgaatattaataattatcatgGAAATACAGCTTTATTACTTCCACAACAAAACatacaaaataatgatgTGCACCCTTCAAACAGCTatggaaatataaatatgatgaataataataattcagtatattctaataatacaaactattatataaattctGTAAGGAATGATATCAATTATAGtatgataaataatttcaattcctttcataataatacaaCTGAATATATGGTACCTCGAACAACGTATAATAATAGTCTTGGAGATAATGCGACAAGAACAACAACATATCCAAATGTAGGTTTAAACAACTTGAATGTTTATCAAAACATgtataatgaaaataatatgaataatacaaataataacattttcCAAGAATATCCCAATAATATAATGCCTCCATATAATTTATCAAATAACATAGCGCATAATAGTTATTCATATACTGCATATAATTATACGAACGTTGTTTCAAAccttaataataatatcgACATATCTACTAATATAGTGGATACGAATTTCAACATAAGCaattcaaataattataatgttGAAGAACAAACACAAGAAATTGCAgttgaatataataataatattgatacaaattttaatatatctcagcaaaataataatagtattattaataatatgaataataataataataatattaataataataatgataataataatgataataataataataataatgataataataatagcCAAAAGAATAACCTCACAGAAGTACAAGGTTCTAATATCAATACACCTTCATCCTATAATATAAGCGCAAGAAGGAGAAGAAGGATTGGAAATAATGGACCACCAAGTGCTGAAGAATTAAATAGATTACTTAATATACAACACTTGACCATACCAGAAATAGCTACTATTTATGGAGTTCACAGAACAACTATAGCTAGATGGTGTAATATAAGGAATATTACATCAAATTCTATGAATAATTCCCCTGggaaaagaagaaaaaatgaagataataaataa